From a single Hypomesus transpacificus isolate Combined female chromosome 14, fHypTra1, whole genome shotgun sequence genomic region:
- the ric3b gene encoding protein RIC-3b — MSMSTFQKVTLVTCLVLCVALLLPKMLLSRGKKDAAHTEGSPGRFPPMVHRQMAPDSQGQSTLGSQFSRSHNTEAIARAKGGGTGAGTGGKSNLAGQIIPIYGFGILMYILYILFKITSKGNTKPTETKFPSVRSENLKRKITDFELTQLQEKLKETEMVMEKIVSKASHSPERVRGVSADQEETLLLQLREITRVMQERHLVEGVAPEKKAEDWEGFPEDPHQCWEMPFCGYNTQQYSPEEEAERTEPGGVDQEDGGTNQEEGGTYQDEAAPDQEECGACQEEVVAHAEGGVSHREESGVDREQGYVVDNMGGACKTGVLNDRGKEEDIAGDEECWGQEGVSVMGEDNVDEEKMGGGKDQIGVATDGISLDPEELELTLEMSNMQEPEEKNTVQLPNDTSTSITRIRRRHKKKTQCSAFEG; from the exons ATGTCGATGTCAACATTTCAGAAAGTGACGCTGGTGACTTGTCTCGTTCTGTGCGTTGCTTTACTTCTTCCTAAAATGCTGTTGTCCCGTGGGAAGAAGGATGCTGCACACACTGAAG GTAGTCCAGGACGCTTTCCACCGATGGTGCATCGGCAAATGGCTCCGGACAGCCAGGGACAGAGCACTTTGGGGTCCCAGTTCTCCAGGAGCCACAACACTGAGGCCATAGCTAGGGCTAAGGGAGGAGGCACAGGTGCAGGAACTGGAGGGAAATCCAACCTGGCTGGACAGATTATACCAATCTATGGGTTTGGTATTTTGATGTACATTCTCTACATATTATTCAAG attaCATCAAAGGGGAACACCAAACCAACAGAGACCAAATTTCCATCAGTTAGATCTGAAAACCTGAAGAGAAAGATCA CTGATTTTGAGTTGACTCAACTGCAAGAGAAactgaaagagacagaaatggTAATGGAGAAGATAGTCTCCAAGGCTAGCCACAGTCCAGAGAG GGTACGGGGTGTTAGTGCAGACCAGGAGGAGACTCTGCTTCTCCAGCTGAGAGAGATCACTCGGGTCATGCAGGAGAGGCATCTGGTGGAGGGGGTTGCTCCAGAGAAGAAGGCTGAAGACTGGGAAG GTTTTCCCGAGGATCCCCATCAATGTTGGGAGATGCCTTTTTGTGGATACAACACCCAACAGTACAgcccagaggaggaggcagagaggacagAACCAGGTGGGGTTGACCAGGAAGATGGTGGGACCAACCAGGAAGAAGGTGGGACCTACCAAGATGAGGCTGCACCTGACCAGGAAGAGTGTGGTGCCTGCCAGGAAGAGGTTGTGGCTCACGCGGAAGGGGGTGTATCACACCgagaggagagtggagttgACCGGGAGCAGGGTTATGTCGTAGACAATATGGGAGGGGCTTGTAAAACGGGTGTTTTGAATGATAGAGGAAAGGAAGAAGATATCGCTGGAGATGAGGAATGTTGGGGTCAGGAGGGTGTGAGTGTGATGGGTGAAGACAATGTAGATGAAGAGAAAATGGGAGGGGGCAAGGATCAAATCGGTGTGGCCACAGATGGAATTAGTTTGGATCCGGAGGAGCTGGAGTTGACGTTGGAGATGTCCAATATGCAGGAGCCggaggaaaaaaacactgtCCAACTTCCAAATGATACTTCTACTAGCATCACTCGTATTAGAAGGCGGCATAAGAAGAAAACACAATGCTCAGCTTTCGAAGGGTAA
- the LOC124477199 gene encoding proteasome subunit alpha type-1, with protein sequence MFRNQYDNDVTVWSPQGRIHQIEYAMEAVKQGSATVGLKSRTIAVLVALKRAQSELAAHQKKILHVDSHIGISIAGLTADARLLCNFMRQECLDSRFVFDRPLPASRLVTLIGSKTQIPTQRYGRRPYGVGLLIAGYDDMGPHIYQTCPSANYFDCKAMSIGARSQSARTYLERNMDAFLDCNLNDLVQHGLRALRETLPAEQDLTIKNVSIGIVGKDTEFTIYDDDAVAPFLEGLEERPQRKVAQPADEPAADKPDEPMDM encoded by the exons TTCCGTAATCAGTACGACAACGATGTCACAGTATGGAGCCCACAG GGCCGCATTCACCAGATTGAATATGCAATGGAAGCGGTGAAACAAGGTTCTGCCACAGTTGGACTCAAGTCAAGAACCATTGCAGTACTAGTTGCTCTAAAA AGAGCACAGTCTGAGCTGGCTGCCCATCAGAAGAAGATTCTTCATGTGGATAGCCATATTGGCATCTCGATTGCTGGACTGACAGCTGATGCCAGGCTCTTGTG TAACTTCATGCGTCAGGAGTGCCTAGACTCCAGGTTTGTGTTTGACAGACCCCTTCCTGCGTCACGGCTCGTCACGCTTATTGGCAGCA AAACTCAAATCCCAACACAGCGATATGGCAGAAGGCCATATGGTGTGGGACTGCTCATTGCTGGTTACGAC GATATGGGCCCTCATATCTATCAGACTTGCCCCTCAGCCAACTACTTTGACTGCAAAGCCATGTCCATCGGAGCCCGGTCCCAGTCTGCCCGCACATACCTGGAAAGAAACATGGACGCCTTCCTTGact GTAATCTTAATGACCTTGTCCAGCATGGTCTTCGTGCACTGCGGGAGACCCTACCAGCAGAGCAGGATCTCACCATCAAG AATGTCTCGATTGGCATCGTGGGGAAAGACACGGAGTTCACCATCTATGACGACGACGCAGTCGCCCCCttcctggaggggctggaggagaggccaCAGAGAAAG GTGGCCCAGCCTGCTGATGAGCCAGCTGCAGACAAGCCTGATGAACCAATGGACATGTGA